The following coding sequences lie in one Rutidosis leptorrhynchoides isolate AG116_Rl617_1_P2 chromosome 6, CSIRO_AGI_Rlap_v1, whole genome shotgun sequence genomic window:
- the LOC139852834 gene encoding pentatricopeptide repeat-containing protein At5g39350, producing the protein MNGKSNALSNISHLFTRTTVPTATQIESLLYSYAANKSLTNITKLHAYVIISGLLAQWESRYIPALLASGYALSGHVPYARQLFDGLHQRTKRSYNSVIKLYTEKGYSYNALQVFVEMFRSGRTRPDRLTYPFVVKACAELSLSQFGLSVHGLIITSGVDSNTFVGNSLLAMYVKFGDNDGARRVFDGMYDKSVVSWNTLISGYFKNGCANESLSVFNKMVSAEVEIDNATVVSVLPACAYLKELDIGTKIHNLVKEKRLDGNLFVRNALVDMYVKCGRMDDARVIFNETSQRDVVTWTSMINGYIVNGDAESAISLCPLMLIENVKPNALTLASLLSACAELKYLKQGKSFHGWAIKNDLDTDVNVETGLIDMYAKCVFVTYSFRVLNKTSKTRPAPWNAILSGCTENGLCNKAIMLFKEMRLKGVAPNEATLKCVLPAYAVTTDLKQVTCFHGYLIRSGFVLKSDLATGLVDIYSKCGALEQAYVTFNEIPLKERDIILWSVIISGYGKHGNGETAVSLFNQMVESGVEPNEVTFTSVLHACSHSGLVDEGLTLFRFMLKEHKVNPRPYHYTCMIDLLGRAGRLEEAYRLITTMPTSPNHAVWGALLAACVVHENVELGELAAKWLFELEPENTGNYILMGNIYAAVGRWEDAENVRNMIDQIGLRKSPAHSFIGAGHE; encoded by the coding sequence ATGAATGGCAAATCGAACGCACTTTCAAATATCAGCCACTTATTTACCCGAACCACAGTCCCAACTGCCACTCAAATTGAGTCTCTGTTATACAGTTATGCTGCAAACAAATCTCTCACAAACATCACGAAGCTTCATGCTTATGTCATCATATCGGGCCTCCTTGCACAATGGGAGTCTCGCTACATTCCTGCTCTCCTCGCATCTGGATACGCGTTATCTGGGCATGTTCCGTATGCACGCCAACTGTTCGATGGATTGCATCAGAGAACTAAGCGTTCATACAATAGTGTGATTAAGCTGTATACCGAAAAAGGATATTCATATAATGCACTCCAGGTGTTTGTGGAAATGTTCAGGTCAGGAAGAACAAGGCCAGATAGACTCACATACCCTTTTGTGGTTAAGGCGTGTGCTGAATTATCATTGTCACAGTTTGGGTTATCGGTTCATGGTTTGATTATAACTAGTGGTGTTGATTCAAATACCTTTGTGGGTAACTCGTTGCTGGCGATGTACGTTAAATTTGGCGATAATGATGGGGCTAGACGAGTTTTCGACGGGATGTATGACAAGAGTGTGGTCTCATGGAATACGTTAATAAGCGGGTATTTTAAAAACGGATGTGCTAACGAGTCGTTAAGCGTTTTTAACAAAATGGTGAGCGCCGAGGTGGAGATCGATAATGCCACCGTTGTTTCTGTGCTACCTGCATGTGCGTATCTGAAAGAGTTAGATATCGGGACAAAGATTCATAATCTGGTAAAAGAGAAACGTTTGGATGGTAATTTGTTCGTTAGGAATGCATTAGTGGATATGTATGTAAAATGCGGTCGAATGGATGATGCACGAGTTATATTTAACGAGACTAGTCAAAGAGATGTGGTGACGTGGACATCCATGATAAACGGGTACATTGTAAACGGTGATGCCGAAAGTGCAATATCACTTTGCCCGTTGATGCTTATAGAAAACGTTAAACCTAACGCGTTAACTTTAGCTTCGTTACTTTCAGCGTGTGCGGAGTTAAAGTATTTAAAACAAGGTAAAAGCTTTCATGGATGGGCAATAAAGAACGATCTCGATACTGATGTAAATGTTGAAACGGGGTTAATTGACATGTATGCTAAATGTGTATTTGTCACGTATAGCTTTCGTGTGCTTAACAAAACGTCGAAAACAAGACCGGCGCCATGGAATGCAATTTTGTCTGGTTGCACTGAAAACGGGCTATGTAATAAAGCAATAATGTTGTTTAAAGAAATGAGATTAAAAGGTGTAGCACCAAATGAAGCAACGTTAAAGTGTGTTTTACCTGCGTATGCTGTTACAACGGATCTTAAACAGGTAACGTGTTTTCACGGTTATTTAATAAGATCAGGGTTTGTTTTAAAAAGTGATTTAGCGACTGGTTTAGTCGATATATATTCAAAGTGTGGAGCTTTGGAACAAGCTTATGTTACCTTTAATGAAATACCCTTAAAAGAAAGGGACATCATTTTATGGAGTGTGATAATATCTGGTTACGGGAAACACGGAAACGGAGAGACTGCTGTTTCACTATTCAATCAAATGGTTGAATCTGGGGTGGAACCAAATGAAGTAACGTTTACTTCTGTTTTGCATGCGTGTAGCCATTCAGGTTTGGTGGATGAGGGTTTGACTTTATTCCGGTTCATGTTAAAAGAACATAAAGTCAACCCTCGTCCTTATCATTACACGTGTATGATTGATCTTCTTGGTAGAGCAGGGAGGCTTGAGGAGGCGTACAGGTTAATTACGACAATGCCGACCAGTCCTAATCATGCGGTTTGGGGTGCGTTATTGGCTGCGTGTGTGGTTCATGAAAACGTGGAGTTAGGTGAACTGGCTGCAAAGTGGTTATTTGAGTTGGAACCTGAGAACACTGGTAATTATATATTAATGGGGAATATATATGCTGCTGTAGGAAGATGGGAAGATGCAGAGAATGTGAGAAATATGATTGATCAAATTGGACTTAGGAAATCGCCAGCTCATAGCTTCATAGGAGCCGGACATGAATGA